DNA from Planctomycetota bacterium:
TCGCACTCAAGACCGCGGCCGGCACGTTCAGCCCCAAGTACTTTACGCCCGTTGACATCGTCGGCCTCTACTGGCACCTCGTCGACCTGATCTGGATCTTCCTCTTCCCGCTGCTGTATCTCATCCACTAAACCCATGGCCGACGCACTCAAAGCCCATCCCTACGCCAAGGACCTGAGCCAGCTCAGCCCCGAGGACCGCGCGCTGCTCGCCGACGGCGTGCCGAAGGAAGACGTCCACGACACTGACCACCACGACGAGCACGCACTGGCCCACCCCGTACCGTTGTGGATGCTCTACGGCACCTTCGGCGTGCTCATGGTGCTCTCGATCCTGACCGTTGCGGTCACCAAGCTCGACTTCGGCCCGGCCATGAACCTCGCCATCGCGATCGGCATCGCCGTCGTCAAGGCCGCGTTCGTCGCCGTCATCTTCATGCACCTGCGTTGGGACAATCCGTTCAACACAGTCGCCCTCGTGGCGGCGTTGCTGTTCCTGCTCTTGTTCGTCGGCATCACCATCATCGACACCGGGCAGTACCAGAACATTCTCGAACCCCCGGGCGGTGCCGGTCCCCCGGCCGCGGCACCCGGCGGCAAGTAACCCACCGACGGCGGAGCGACACCCATCGCTCCGCCGTTTTCTTTCGGGACATGCAGGTTCTCCACTTCATTCTCGTCGGCATCCACCTCACCGCGTCGGCGATCTGGCTCGGGTCGATGTGCTACTCCTTGTTCGTCTTTCAGCCACGCCTGCGGGCACACCTGAACGACCCGGAGAAGTTCGAACAGATCGTGCAGACGGTCTCGGCAGGCATGCGGCGGGCCGTAATCGTGGCGCTGACGGCGATCGGTGGAAGCGGGGTCACCCTGCTGTTCTGGCCGGGCGGGACGGGCTGGTGGGTGATGAACGCGGCGAAGCTGGTGTTGTGGCTCGTCGCCTGCGGACTCTTCAGCCGCGTCACGCTCCGCCTCTGGCCGGCGCGCGTCTTCGCCACCGCCGACGAACTGCCGGGCATCCAGCAACAAGCCGCCCGCATCGGCTACACGATGTTCGCGGTGGTTTCTCTCGCCTTCGTCCTCGGCATCACCGCAACCCATCTGCTCGACTGAGCGGGTACGATGCGACCGTGCGGCTTCCCCTTCTCGACACGCCGAACACCGACACCGGCCCGCGGTCGATCGCGGCTGTGCGGATGCTGCGTGTGTCGGTGACCGATCGCTGCAACTTCCGCTGCGGCTATTGCATGCCCGCCGATGGCGTCCGGTGGTTACCGAAAAACGAACTGCTCGACTTCGAGGAGATCGAGACGGTCGTGCGGACGGCGGTGGATGCGCACGGCATTGATCATGTGAAACTCACCGGCGGCGAGCC
Protein-coding regions in this window:
- a CDS encoding cytochrome C oxidase subunit IV family protein, with the protein product MADALKAHPYAKDLSQLSPEDRALLADGVPKEDVHDTDHHDEHALAHPVPLWMLYGTFGVLMVLSILTVAVTKLDFGPAMNLAIAIGIAVVKAAFVAVIFMHLRWDNPFNTVALVAALLFLLLFVGITIIDTGQYQNILEPPGGAGPPAAAPGGK